The following are from one region of the Achromobacter xylosoxidans genome:
- a CDS encoding glutathione S-transferase family protein produces the protein MQTAQPPSLTFYGFPLSGHAHRVALMLSLLDVPHRKVDVDLRGGEQKRPPFLALNAFGQVPVIDDDGVVVADSTAILVYLAKRYGGQAWLPEDPAGAAAVQRWLSVASGPLAIGPAAARLVTLFGAAYDVDSTLARAHALLKVMDGELAGRDFLAGAAPTIADVACYAYVAHAPEGNVSLDAYPHVRAWLGRIESLPRFVAMPRSPVGLQAA, from the coding sequence ATGCAAACCGCCCAGCCCCCCTCGCTGACCTTCTATGGCTTTCCCCTGTCCGGCCACGCCCATCGCGTCGCCCTGATGCTGTCCCTGCTGGACGTGCCGCACCGCAAGGTCGACGTGGACCTGCGCGGCGGCGAGCAGAAACGCCCGCCGTTCCTGGCGCTCAACGCCTTCGGCCAGGTGCCGGTCATCGACGATGACGGAGTGGTGGTCGCGGATTCGACCGCCATCCTGGTCTACCTGGCCAAGCGCTACGGCGGCCAGGCCTGGCTGCCGGAGGATCCCGCCGGCGCGGCGGCGGTGCAGCGCTGGCTGTCGGTGGCATCCGGTCCGCTGGCCATCGGCCCGGCGGCTGCGCGCCTGGTGACGTTGTTCGGCGCGGCCTATGACGTGGACAGCACGCTGGCCCGCGCCCATGCCTTGCTCAAGGTCATGGACGGCGAACTGGCCGGGCGCGATTTCCTGGCGGGCGCGGCGCCCACCATCGCGGACGTGGCCTGTTATGCCTATGTGGCGCATGCGCCTGAAGGCAACGTCTCGCTGGATGCCTATCCGCACGTGCGCGCCTGGCTGGGCCGCATCGAAAGCCTGCCGCGCTTCGTGGCCATGCCCCGCTCGCCCGTGGGCCTGCAGGCCGCCTGA
- a CDS encoding LysR family transcriptional regulator — MNRFHEMSVFLAVAEAQSFAAAARRLEMSAPTVTRSVSALERRLGALLLVRTTRSLRLTEAGQRYADDCRRILDEVEQADDAVTGAMAAPRGALSITAPAFFGELHVMPAVLAYLRTHREVSVRTLLVDRVVNLLDERVDVAVRIGALPDSTLTAVPVGQVRRVVCAAPAFLREHGVPRDLESLPRFCTVTAAMEGRTPQWRFQQDGQPRSLRVDSQLTVTSFQAAVLAACEGWGLTQVVSYQVARHLASGALEVVLRDFELPPLPVHLVYPEGRKSSAKVRSFVEFCVEALRRDLATLPA; from the coding sequence GTGAATCGATTCCATGAAATGAGCGTATTCCTGGCGGTGGCCGAAGCGCAGAGTTTCGCCGCGGCGGCGCGCCGCTTGGAGATGTCGGCGCCGACCGTCACGCGCAGCGTTTCGGCGCTGGAGCGGCGGCTGGGCGCCTTGCTGCTGGTGCGCACCACGCGCAGCCTGCGCCTGACCGAGGCCGGCCAGCGTTATGCCGACGACTGCCGCCGCATCCTCGACGAAGTGGAGCAGGCCGACGACGCCGTGACCGGCGCGATGGCCGCGCCGCGAGGCGCGCTCAGCATCACTGCGCCGGCGTTCTTCGGCGAATTGCACGTGATGCCGGCGGTGCTGGCCTATCTGCGCACGCACCGCGAAGTTTCCGTGCGCACGCTGCTGGTGGACCGCGTGGTGAACCTGCTGGACGAACGGGTGGACGTCGCGGTGCGCATCGGCGCCTTGCCGGATTCGACGCTGACGGCGGTGCCGGTGGGGCAGGTGCGCCGCGTGGTCTGCGCCGCGCCCGCCTTCCTGCGCGAACACGGCGTGCCGCGGGACCTGGAGTCGCTGCCGCGCTTTTGCACCGTCACCGCCGCCATGGAGGGCCGCACGCCGCAATGGCGCTTCCAGCAGGACGGCCAGCCCCGCAGCCTGCGCGTCGATTCGCAGCTGACGGTCACGTCCTTTCAGGCCGCGGTGCTGGCGGCTTGCGAGGGCTGGGGCCTGACGCAGGTGGTGTCCTACCAGGTGGCGCGGCACCTGGCCAGCGGCGCCCTGGAGGTGGTGCTGCGCGACTTCGAGCTGCCGCCGCTGCCGGTCCACCTGGTGTATCCGGAAGGCCGCAAGAGTTCGGCCAAGGTGCGCAGCTTCGTGGAGTTCTGCGTCGAGGCCTTGCGGCGCGATCTGGCGACGCTGCCGGCGTAG
- a CDS encoding LysR substrate-binding domain-containing protein, translating to MFATLPVTALRTFEAAARLLSFKLAAAELAVTATAVSHQVKALERHVGYALFERVPRGVRLTEKGARLFAGVHGALLDVAQTLDALRAAPASGALTLSTTHSFAALWLVPRLGRFYAAFPQYQLNLNTSPETVDLLRDASVDLAIRYSRARWPGLHAACSLQEWFGVYGAPALAARPGRRAPSLVTVRWRDSQLYEQGWLDWCEAAGLPSWRKPAALHAYEEEHYALQAAIAGQGLVLASSVMVSDSVAAGTLAAYRPEVRVAGAAYTALCAPGRERHPPVKAFLGWLRKEFD from the coding sequence ATGTTTGCCACGCTACCGGTGACCGCGTTGCGCACCTTCGAGGCAGCCGCCAGATTGCTCAGCTTCAAACTGGCCGCGGCCGAACTGGCGGTCACGGCCACGGCCGTGTCCCATCAGGTCAAGGCGCTGGAGCGGCACGTGGGCTACGCGCTCTTCGAACGCGTGCCGCGCGGCGTGCGCCTGACGGAGAAGGGGGCGCGCCTTTTTGCAGGCGTGCATGGCGCCTTGCTCGACGTGGCGCAGACCCTGGACGCCTTGCGCGCCGCGCCGGCCTCGGGTGCGCTGACGCTGTCCACCACGCATTCGTTCGCGGCCTTATGGCTGGTGCCGCGGCTGGGGCGCTTCTACGCGGCGTTTCCGCAATACCAGCTGAACCTGAACACCAGCCCCGAAACGGTGGACCTGCTGCGCGACGCCAGCGTGGACCTGGCCATCCGCTACAGCCGCGCGCGCTGGCCCGGGCTGCACGCCGCCTGCTCGTTGCAGGAGTGGTTCGGCGTCTATGGGGCGCCCGCGCTGGCCGCCCGGCCGGGCAGGCGCGCGCCGTCGCTGGTGACCGTGCGCTGGCGCGATTCGCAGTTGTACGAGCAGGGCTGGCTGGACTGGTGCGAGGCGGCAGGCCTGCCGTCCTGGCGCAAGCCGGCGGCGCTGCATGCCTACGAGGAAGAGCACTATGCCCTGCAGGCCGCCATTGCCGGCCAGGGCCTGGTGCTGGCCAGCTCCGTCATGGTGTCGGACAGCGTGGCGGCGGGCACCCTGGCGGCGTATCGCCCTGAAGTGCGGGTGGCGGGGGCCGCCTACACCGCGCTGTGCGCGCCGGGCCGCGAACGCCATCCGCCGGTCAAGGCTTTCCTGGGGTGGTTGCGCAAGGAGTTCGATTGA
- a CDS encoding flavodoxin family protein, translating into MNSDHPTKRLLILVGSPRRDGNSAALGAAALRGAETAGTQATLLFLDDYIEAFLPDLRRSPPPTDRYSELFLEHFLPADGVLICTPIYWYGMSAQTKAFFDRSFSHYAGQGPEPDRVKQRMTGKRLGLAVASEETYPGAALGIVHQIQEYARYTHSDFVGYVHGAGNLRGEIAADPRQPLQAAAELGAAFFTRKYSDYRVETPRARNVWEPAPALRSTPGVLP; encoded by the coding sequence ATGAATTCAGATCATCCCACCAAGCGCCTGCTGATCCTGGTCGGCAGCCCGCGGCGCGACGGCAACAGCGCGGCCCTGGGCGCGGCCGCGCTGCGCGGGGCCGAGACGGCGGGCACCCAGGCCACGCTACTGTTCCTGGACGACTACATCGAGGCCTTCCTGCCGGACTTGCGGCGTTCGCCCCCGCCGACCGACCGATACTCCGAGCTGTTCCTGGAACACTTCCTGCCGGCCGACGGCGTGCTGATCTGCACCCCGATCTACTGGTACGGGATGTCGGCGCAGACCAAGGCGTTCTTCGACCGATCGTTCAGCCACTATGCCGGCCAGGGCCCCGAGCCCGACCGGGTGAAGCAGCGCATGACCGGCAAGCGCCTGGGCCTGGCGGTCGCGTCCGAGGAAACCTACCCCGGCGCGGCGCTGGGCATCGTGCACCAGATCCAGGAATACGCGCGCTACACCCATTCGGACTTCGTCGGCTACGTGCATGGCGCCGGCAACCTGCGCGGCGAAATCGCGGCGGATCCGCGCCAGCCGCTGCAGGCGGCGGCCGAACTGGGCGCCGCGTTCTTTACCCGCAAGTACTCCGACTACCGGGTGGAAACGCCGCGCGCCCGCAATGTCTGGGAGCCCGCCCCTGCGTTGCGCAGCACGCCGGGCGTGCTGCCGTAG
- a CDS encoding helix-turn-helix transcriptional regulator yields MAVSRHIWHCGAGLPGDVLIADLRGYRYAPHFHDAWSIGAIAQGRCAFTVHGEPQAAGEGDLVVIAPGQVHTGGTSDAPLGYRMAYIDQAWFRNHELALYAGGAALAGPVIRDTALCQAWLDALTPDPIADPERRERISAALFGLLAAHAQASHAAADDESDVCALLRARMAADPACAPDLEALALAQDRHRTTLVKQFARRYGLPPQAWLRNWRVARARALLRDGLALADAAHAVGFADQAHLTRVFKQVYGSTPGVLRNAGAGSQTLRARGVSTR; encoded by the coding sequence ATGGCGGTTTCCCGACACATCTGGCATTGCGGCGCCGGCCTGCCCGGCGACGTCCTGATCGCGGACCTGCGCGGCTACCGCTATGCGCCGCACTTCCACGACGCCTGGTCCATCGGCGCCATCGCGCAGGGCCGCTGCGCCTTCACCGTGCATGGCGAGCCGCAGGCCGCGGGCGAGGGCGATCTGGTGGTGATTGCGCCTGGCCAAGTCCATACCGGCGGCACTTCGGATGCGCCGCTGGGGTACCGCATGGCCTATATCGATCAGGCCTGGTTCAGGAACCACGAACTTGCGCTGTACGCAGGCGGCGCAGCGCTGGCGGGGCCCGTCATCCGCGATACGGCGCTATGCCAGGCGTGGCTGGACGCACTCACGCCAGATCCCATCGCCGACCCCGAGCGTCGCGAGCGCATCTCCGCGGCGCTGTTCGGCCTGCTGGCGGCGCATGCGCAGGCCAGCCACGCAGCGGCCGACGACGAGTCCGACGTCTGCGCGCTGCTGCGCGCACGCATGGCCGCCGACCCGGCCTGCGCGCCGGACCTGGAGGCCCTGGCGTTGGCGCAGGACCGCCACCGGACCACCCTGGTCAAGCAGTTCGCGCGGCGCTACGGCCTGCCGCCGCAGGCCTGGCTGCGCAACTGGCGGGTGGCGCGGGCCCGGGCGCTGCTGCGCGACGGCCTGGCGCTGGCCGACGCCGCGCATGCCGTGGGCTTCGCCGACCAGGCCCATCTGACCCGCGTGTTCAAGCAGGTCTACGGCAGCACGCCCGGCGTGCTGCGCAACGCAGGGGCGGGCTCCCAGACATTGCGGGCGCGCGGCGTTTCCACCCGGTAG
- a CDS encoding proline dehydrogenase family protein — protein sequence MSMFQRTAIALARSPGVGRAMRAMAARTSLAARFVGGADVDAAVRTAARLREAHGIRASLFYLGEYVDDPQAIEQNVAQALGACRALEHAGLDVHVSVDPTAIGYMRDDALGRDNARRIGLAARRTVGLGRDWMVLDMEDSSICDRTCALHRELLQAGIPAGLTLQAQRRRTPQDLAWAIRQRTSLRLVKGAFPERALDHAGRARIDQAYLDAAAIMLSREALDSGFQPVFGTHDDRLAGAILALARERGWPPEAFEFEMLYGVRPDWQLALRRLGYNVRVYLPFGGDWWPYAVRRVGENPRNAWLLARTLTSDQSYFG from the coding sequence ATGAGCATGTTCCAGAGAACCGCGATCGCGCTGGCGCGCAGCCCGGGCGTGGGGCGGGCGATGCGGGCCATGGCGGCCCGCACGTCGCTGGCGGCCCGTTTCGTCGGCGGCGCGGACGTCGACGCCGCCGTCCGCACGGCCGCCAGGCTGCGCGAGGCGCACGGCATCCGCGCCTCGCTCTTCTACCTGGGCGAATATGTGGACGATCCCCAGGCCATCGAGCAAAACGTGGCCCAGGCGCTCGGCGCCTGCCGGGCGCTGGAGCATGCGGGGCTGGACGTGCACGTGTCGGTCGATCCCACGGCCATCGGCTATATGCGCGACGATGCGCTGGGCCGCGACAATGCCCGGCGCATCGGCCTGGCGGCGCGCCGGACGGTCGGCCTGGGACGCGACTGGATGGTGCTGGACATGGAAGATTCCTCCATCTGCGACCGCACCTGCGCCTTGCACCGCGAACTGCTGCAAGCCGGCATACCGGCAGGCCTGACGCTACAGGCGCAGCGGCGCCGCACGCCGCAGGACCTGGCCTGGGCGATTCGCCAGCGCACGTCGCTGCGGCTGGTCAAGGGCGCGTTTCCGGAGCGCGCGCTGGACCACGCCGGCCGCGCGCGCATCGACCAGGCCTATCTGGACGCCGCCGCCATCATGCTGTCGCGCGAGGCGCTGGATTCCGGCTTCCAGCCCGTCTTCGGCACCCATGACGACCGCCTGGCCGGCGCCATCCTGGCGCTGGCGCGGGAGCGCGGCTGGCCGCCCGAAGCCTTCGAATTCGAAATGCTCTACGGCGTGCGGCCGGACTGGCAGCTCGCGCTGCGCCGTTTGGGCTATAACGTCAGGGTCTATCTGCCCTTTGGCGGCGACTGGTGGCCATATGCCGTGCGCCGCGTGGGCGAGAATCCCCGCAACGCATGGCTGCTGGCCCGCACGCTGACCTCGGACCAGAGCTACTTCGGCTAG
- a CDS encoding DMT family transporter, giving the protein MSYLFPLFAILFWAGNVIVSKMAASAISPTAITFYRLVLALFLMGLFTAGPAWRNRKTILRHWPKLALYGALSSAVFQALSYRAAETTTATNMAILTALIPLLSMLLSVVILRDPLTLGMAAGGALSFLGLLYLVGQGDMLSVFQHGIHVGDGLMLLAALSYALYGVLLRHWKVPLPAWQSTFVQSIFALLYMLPLYLRVPAAQAALDMNTVPLILYAGIFSSVLLSFLWIEGVQRLGPNRCSIFINLLPLFTALAAFVMLREQLHLYHLLGGAVTLAGVLLAQTVQRPLFGRARGLALD; this is encoded by the coding sequence ATGTCCTACTTGTTTCCGTTGTTCGCCATCCTGTTCTGGGCGGGCAACGTCATCGTCTCCAAGATGGCCGCCAGCGCCATCTCACCCACCGCCATCACCTTCTACCGGCTGGTGCTGGCCCTGTTCCTGATGGGCCTGTTCACGGCCGGCCCGGCCTGGCGCAACCGCAAGACCATCCTGCGCCATTGGCCCAAGCTGGCGCTGTACGGCGCCCTGTCGTCGGCAGTGTTCCAGGCGCTGTCCTATCGCGCAGCCGAAACCACCACCGCCACCAACATGGCCATCCTGACCGCGCTGATTCCCTTGCTGAGCATGCTGCTCAGCGTGGTGATCCTGCGCGATCCGCTGACCCTGGGCATGGCTGCCGGCGGCGCGCTGTCGTTCCTCGGCCTGCTGTACCTGGTGGGCCAGGGCGACATGCTGAGCGTGTTCCAGCACGGCATCCACGTCGGTGACGGCCTGATGCTGCTGGCCGCCTTGTCCTATGCGCTGTACGGCGTGCTGCTGCGCCACTGGAAGGTGCCGCTGCCGGCCTGGCAGTCCACCTTCGTGCAATCGATCTTCGCGCTGCTCTACATGCTGCCGCTGTATCTGCGCGTGCCGGCGGCGCAGGCTGCGCTGGACATGAACACGGTGCCGCTGATCCTGTACGCGGGCATCTTCTCGTCGGTGCTGCTGTCCTTCCTGTGGATCGAAGGCGTGCAGCGGCTGGGGCCCAATCGCTGCAGCATCTTCATCAACCTGTTGCCGCTGTTCACCGCGCTGGCCGCTTTCGTCATGCTGCGCGAGCAGCTGCACCTGTACCATCTGCTGGGCGGCGCGGTGACGCTGGCCGGCGTGCTGCTGGCGCAGACGGTGCAGCGCCCGCTGTTCGGCCGCGCCCGCGGGCTGGCGCTGGATTAG
- a CDS encoding D-amino acid dehydrogenase produces the protein MRVCVIGAGVVGVTSAYFLARQGHDVVLVDSQARPAEVSSYANGGQLSYSYVAPLAGPGVLPSVPGWLLREDSPLRFRPRLDPHQWRWCLQFALACRASVAKASTVQLAGLSYLSRDVMHSLLEQEDLDFGHLKNGKLIAYRSPALLDKARELVAYQADHGAEQQVLDAAQTLALEPALAGMGASLAGAIYTPSEEAGDCRQFTEALFDRLQTMANVQCAMSNPVSGLQREGRRIVAVNTRDGDIGADAIVLATGIGTRTLLKPLGHDVPLYPLKGYSLSVPLAEDDDSVAPRISVTDYERRIVYARVGGVLRIAAMVDIGSADAGIDTARIGLLKRQVHEAFPALDLRQAVPWAGLRPATPTSKPLIGRSHAADNLWLNIGQGALGFTLACGSAALLTAQMGGLELPLDPAPFRP, from the coding sequence ATGCGGGTTTGCGTAATCGGCGCTGGCGTCGTGGGCGTCACGTCGGCCTATTTCCTGGCGCGCCAGGGCCATGACGTGGTGCTGGTGGACAGCCAGGCGCGTCCGGCCGAGGTGTCCAGCTACGCCAATGGCGGCCAGCTCAGTTATAGCTACGTGGCGCCTTTGGCCGGTCCCGGCGTGCTGCCCAGCGTGCCGGGCTGGCTGCTGCGCGAGGATTCCCCGCTGCGTTTCCGGCCCAGGCTGGATCCCCATCAATGGCGCTGGTGCCTGCAATTCGCGCTGGCGTGCCGGGCCTCGGTGGCCAAGGCTTCCACGGTCCAGCTGGCTGGCCTGTCCTATCTGAGCCGGGACGTCATGCATTCGCTGCTGGAGCAGGAAGACCTGGATTTCGGCCATCTGAAGAACGGCAAGCTCATCGCCTACCGCAGTCCGGCCCTGCTGGACAAGGCGCGCGAACTGGTGGCGTACCAGGCCGACCACGGCGCCGAACAGCAGGTGCTGGACGCCGCCCAGACGCTGGCGCTGGAACCCGCGCTGGCCGGCATGGGCGCAAGCCTGGCCGGGGCCATCTACACCCCCAGCGAAGAGGCGGGCGACTGCCGCCAGTTCACCGAGGCGCTGTTCGACCGCCTGCAGACCATGGCCAACGTGCAATGCGCCATGTCCAATCCGGTGTCCGGCCTGCAGCGCGAAGGGCGCCGCATCGTGGCGGTGAACACGCGCGACGGCGACATCGGCGCCGACGCCATCGTGCTGGCCACCGGCATCGGCACGCGCACGCTGCTCAAACCGCTGGGCCATGACGTGCCGCTGTATCCCCTGAAGGGCTACAGCCTGAGCGTGCCGCTGGCCGAGGACGACGACTCGGTGGCGCCGCGCATCAGCGTCACGGACTACGAAAGGCGCATCGTCTACGCCCGCGTCGGCGGCGTGCTGCGGATCGCGGCCATGGTCGACATCGGCAGCGCCGATGCCGGCATCGACACGGCGCGCATCGGGTTGCTCAAGCGCCAGGTGCACGAGGCGTTTCCGGCGCTGGACCTGCGCCAGGCAGTACCTTGGGCGGGGCTGCGTCCGGCCACCCCCACCAGCAAGCCTCTGATCGGGCGCAGCCATGCCGCCGACAACCTGTGGCTGAACATCGGGCAGGGCGCGCTGGGCTTTACCCTGGCCTGCGGCAGCGCCGCGCTGTTGACGGCCCAGATGGGCGGGCTGGAGCTGCCGCTGGATCCGGCGCCGTTCCGCCCCTGA